In one Maniola jurtina chromosome 13, ilManJurt1.1, whole genome shotgun sequence genomic region, the following are encoded:
- the LOC123871368 gene encoding uncharacterized protein LOC123871368 — MASLMAGDTLGQKHQNYNKLVNEAIKNNPIEHITAINYEESDLDNLYKIDIACNTRNVEYVLEVLKCEDMLYVSRVIKQSSWLITDPQYSSFINPEYLYNSLYPQMTSKAFNKLILHIRLNLKDEKRVEDFFNYYKEKDLQKAFKWLPGCSNPFIENIIQKHFEDIPNQIVKRLYKKSINFLKITIQTNKSYYKMDKVLLGMFHLKRYFEKFMDILDTADMDDIPQFGPKYTKIIMQKNPERIMKNLEKYVDNVDVVTFAKFLKKEEAKDFILTNIKNKKMRSWFNHKKIKYFLNRLPIEERFDFIKKYFIEKTIEDVNLEDETWDDILEYCSPPLKGNVSSSKNIYSWYVYAPFIKAFGDLKQLIRSESNPSDRIRILRVALTCAGKDRKNILALLKFYRENHINEPFKFKIQFVNHLLIKTDTHKYDKEAWGYLNDLFNSMEVYTKSDKNLQLCVRSIILRNLLNGENIPEIIEQKFEFENLDDKNKYNKEEREKIFCFLYNYLISKLKNDCNTEKEFDETVEIVMKVLNLLKDWNKDLKDYSLILQKIKDLVIVRKENGWNQCLSDIYNIKKSWRKLLLAESILLNPSEESCINALKYGPQLLEIYRKEINKLCISDNKFFEKFLKKIRIYCHQSLAKSFKKTFLENLNQTNGDVALIKGLCILLSRKEILDLIQKYVPTEAKIDWSQPEDLEFCLRKYIAKCMHLARPHPPLAVALEYAKGDFLQYVLPSLNAILYNIRSTYICEHIPELLNTPVSLQKHGIRVAFSKLKHDELKNIFSDIWKTSKNNTIRADIFCQTYKMLCKETDKAVILEIWQLLSICIDKLNFDENKKIYMTLSKADNVPLSVRAAFWMKSYEFLKKLPPQTNCNRFIDDLHRQIEDILEFLEIDFMAKIYFENFVKKFSTQQYDHSRQLSMYMLSAKTEKAQNERYEKILLPLLEKALSMWDKRHENVYYTRYNLRDIFAYMSREFEDIVLNKKVIFPIAMYTAALKKLENSLSVKENYILLTKVKLSLGYIQILHDLKINKDVGCSDSTENVGQDQEDKWKNVHTAAAPIFGRLCLNCLKEDVAKYFPSIYIIFADVLDAVLNWYVGSGSYQMNKLSLFKVFVESKDFIKGYLLVMKLMPSYYLYDDDERATSFGRSRDALLAFL; from the exons ATGGCATCACTGATGGCAGGAGACACACTAGGACAAAAGCATCAAAACTACAACAAATTAGTAAATGAAGCAATCAAAAATAATCCAATTGAACATATAACCGCAATAAATTATGAAGAGTCTGATTTGGATAACctttacaaaatagatatagcATGTAACACCAGAAATGTTGAATATGTTCTTGAAGTTCTCAAATGTGAAGACATGTTATACGTCTCTCGAGTTATTAAGCAATCTTCTTGGTTAATAACCGATCCGCAATATTCATCTTTTATTAATCCTGAATATTTGTACAACAGTCTTTATCCACAGATGACATCTAAAGCTTTCAATAAACTCATTCTGCACATTAGGCTTAACTTAAAAGATGAAAAACGCGTTGAAGACTTTTTCAACTATTACAAAGAAAAAGATTTGCAAAAAGCATTCAAATGGCTACCGGGTTGCTCTAAtccttttattgaaaatatcatTCAGAAACACTTTGAGGATATACCAAACCAAATAGTAAAACGGTTATATAAGAAATCTATAAATTtcctaaaaataacaatacaaaccaataaatcGTATTATAAAATGGACAAGGTATTACTAGGAATGTTTCATCTAaaaagatattttgaaaaattcatgGATATTTTAGATACAGCTGATATGGATGATATACCACAATTTGGAccgaaatatacaaaaataattatgcaGAAAAATCCTGAAAGgataatgaaaaatcttgaaaaatatGTAGATAACGTGGACGTTGTCACTTTTGCAAAATTCCTTAAAAAAGAAGAGGCCAAAGACTTTATACTAACCAATatcaaaaataagaaaatgcGTTCATGGTTCaaccataaaaaaataaaatactttctgAACCGATTGCCAATTGAGGAAAGATTTGactttatcaaaaaatatttcatcgaAAAAACAATTGAAGATGTAAACCTGGAAGATGAGACATGGGATGACATATTAGAATACTGTAGTCCACCTTTAAAAGGAAATgtatcatcatcgaaaaataTATACAGTTGGTACGTATATGCACCATTTATAAAGGCTTTTGGAGATTTGAAACAGTTGATTCGAAGTGAATCAAATCCAAGTGACAGAATACGGATTTTGCGAGTAGCGTTAACATGCGCAGGTAAGGATAGGAAAAATATACTTGCCTTGCTAAAGTTTTACCGTGAAAATCACATCAACGAACCATTCAAGTTTAAAATTCAGTTTGTAAATCATTTGCTTATAAAGACCGATACTCACAAGTATGATAAAGAAGCTTGGGGATATTTAAATGATCTTTTTAATAGCATGGAAGTGTACACTAAATCTGACAAAAATTTACAATTATGTGTAAGATCCATAATTTTACGTAATCTACTTAATGGTGAGAATATTCCTGAAATTATAGAAcagaaatttgaatttgaaaatttggACGATAAGAATAAGTATAATAAGGAAGAAAGAGAGAAAATATTCTGTTTCTTATACAACtatttgatttcaaaattaaaaaatgattgTAACACTGAAAAGGAATTTGATGAAACTGTGGAAATTGTCATGAAGGTTTTGAATCTTCTGAAAGATTGGAATAAAGATCTCAAAGACTATTCATTAATTctacagaaaatcaaagatcttGTTATTGTTAGGAAAGAAAATGGTTGGAATCAATGTCTTTCggatatatataatattaaaaaatcttggAGAAAGCTTTTATTAGCAGAATCTATTCTTCTAAACCCCTCTGAAGAAAGTTGCATTAACGCTCTTAAATATGGCCCACAATTATTGGAAATATATagaaaagaaataaacaaattatgtataagtgacaacaaattttttgaaaaatttcttaaaaaaattcgAATTTATTGTCATCAATCTTTGGCAAAATCTTTCAAGAAAACATTTCTGGAAAATCTTAACCAAACAAATGGTGACGTTGCGTTGATTAAAGGACTCTGTATTTTACTTTCACGAAAAGAAATTTTGGATTTAATACAGAAATATGTACCCACAGAAGCTAAAATTGACTGGAGCCAACCTGAAGATTTAGAGTTCTGCCTTCGCAAATATATCGCCAAATGTATGCACTTAGCAAGACCCCATCCTCCCCTTGCCGTGGCTCTAGAGTACGCAAAAGGAGACTTTTTGCAATATGTACTACCATCTTTAAATgcaatactttataacataagGTCTACTTATATTTGCGAACATATTCCAGAACTTCTTAATACACCAGTATCCTTACAAAAACACGGCATTCGTGTTGCATTTTCAAAGCTGAAGCATGATGaactcaaaaatatattttctgatATTTg gaAGACTAGTAAGAATAATACCATTCGAGCTGATATCTTTTGTCAGACTTATAAGATGCTTTGCAAAGAAACTGATAAAGCAGTTATTTTAGAAATATGGCAGTTGTTGAGTATATGTATTGATAAACTAAATTtcgatgaaaataaaaaaatatacatgaCTCTTAGCAAAGCTGATAATGTGCCACTATCGGTTAGAGCAGCGTTCTGGATGAAGAGTtatgaatttctaaaaaaattacCGCCTCAAACAAATTGTAATCGTTTTATCGATGATTTACACAGGCAAATAGAAGACATATTGGAGTTTTTAGAAATTGATTTTAtggcaaaaatatattttgaaaattttgtaaaaaagttTAGCACACAACAATACGATCACTCCCGTCAGCTATCTATGTATATGCTGTCCGCAAAGACTGAAAAAGCTCAAAATGAGCGGTACGAAAAAATTCTTCTACCTCTTCTAGAAAAAGCTCTTTCTATGTGGGATAAGCGACACGAGAATGTTTACTACACAAGATATAATTTACGAGATATATTTGCGTATATGTCCAGAGAATTTGAAGACATTGTTTTAAATAAGAAAGTGATTTTTCCTATCGCTATGTATACTGCGGCATTGAAGAAACTTGAAAATAGTCTGTCGGTAAAAGAAAACTATATTCTTTTAACCAAAGTAAAATTGTCGTTAGGATACATACAAATTTTACATGATCTAAAAATTAACAAAGATGTAGGGTGTTCTGATTCCACAGAAAACGTTGGCCAGGACCAGGAAGATAAATGGAAAAACGTGCACACCGCTGCAGCCCCAATTTTTGGCAGGTTGTGTTTAAATTGCTTAAAGGAAGATGTCGCGAAATATTTTCCTTCGATATATATCATTTTTGCAGATGTTTTGGATGCTGTACTCAATTGGTATGTTGGGTCTGGGAGTTATCAAATGAATAAATTGagtttatttaaagtttttgtTGAAAGCAAAGATTTCATTAAAGGATACTTGTTAGTGATGAAGTTAATGCCAAGTTATTATTTATACGACGACGATGAAAGGGCTACATCCTTCGGAAGAAGTCGCGATGCATTATTGGCTTTTCTGTAA
- the LOC123871390 gene encoding chromobox protein homolog 1-like produces MADKKDGAEPEGEEEFSVEKVLDRRVRNGKVEYFLKWKGYNDEDNTWEPEENLDCPDLISAFEEARKKKEAEGKGNKIDKDPKKRKSSAATPDLKGAKKSKSDDKKTSGFDRGLEPEKIIGATDSSGELMFLMKWQGTDEADLVPAKQANVRCPQVVIQFYEERLTWHTPAADEGAAED; encoded by the exons aTGGCTGACAAAAAGGACGGTGCTGAGCCAGAGGGAGAGGAAGAGTTTTCTGTAGAAAAAGTCTTAGATCGTCGTGTGAGAAATGGAAAG GTGGAATACTTTTTAAAATGGAAAGGTTATAATGATGAAGACAATACTTGGGAGCCGGAGGAAAATCTTGACTGTCCTGACCTCATATCAGCCTTTGAAGAGGCAAGGAAAAAAAAAGAAGCTG AGGGCAAAGGAAACAAAATAGATAAGGACCCCAAAAAGAGAAAATCATCTGCCGCAACACCCGACTTGAAAGGTGCAAAGAAAAGTAAAAGTGATGACAAAAAAACCTCTGGTTTTGATAGAGGACTGGAGCCTGAGAAAATTATTG GTGCAACAGATAGCAGCGGTGAGCTGATGTTCTTAATGAAGTGGCAAGGAACTGACGAGGCAGACCTTGTACCAGCCAAGCAGGCAAATGTGCGATGTCCCCAAGTTGTAATACAGTTCTACGAAGAAAGGTTGACGTGGCACACACCAGCTGCAGATGAAGGCGCTGCTGAAGATTAG